AGGAAAACAAAATAGCTTATCGAATTAGTTATAAAAAGCTGTAATGATATTGAAGGTTTGATAGATGTGTATAATCGGGAGGATTCATGAAAATGATCTCGTGTACTGAAAAAGATATGGAGCATAAAAATAAAATCAGTGTCAATGATGCACAGATACCGGATGGTTATCGGCGTGTTGTTCCGATCGTATTTGCTGTCAATGCTAAGTATGCGTGTTATAATGCGGTGACAATACAGTCCATCATTGAACATTGCAGTGAAAATGATTTTTACAGAATCTATATATTGCAAGATGGATTGGGTGATGCATTCGTTCGGCGGTTGGAAGGTATCGGTAGTAAAAATGTTGTTGTGCGTTGTGTTGACGTTGGCGATCTTATCAATCAAAAACAGGTCGATCTGCATATTCGAGCGCATTTCAGCAAAGAAACATATTTTAGAATGGTCATACCTGAGATAATGCCGTTTTATGAAAAGGTCATTTATCTGGATTGTGATCTGGTTGTGAAAGACGATGTTGCTGCGTTGTTGAATGAAGACATAGGAGAACATTATATTGCAGGTGTGCGGGATTGTTATGCGCATATGATGGATGAACGACTGAAAAAAGATCTGGGTATAGACGGACTCGGATATGTGAATGCAGGTGTGCTTGTGATCAATATGAAGCAATGGCTGAAACATGATCTGATGACCGAATGTTTTGAGATGATAAGTCGGACACCGAAAGAAAAGTTGCTATATCTGGATCAGGATGTACTCAATACTGTCTGTTATAATAAGATATATCATTTTGATGAAGTATGGAACTTCCAATGGCATATGCTGCATTGTGAAAAACGATACGAAGAGATGCTTGTACCGCGTGCAATGAGAATAAAAGACGATTGCAAGATACTGCATTTTTCTTCGCAGATAAAGCCGTGGCGTCAGCCCGAGTTGGAGTTGAGCAATGAGTTTTGGCGATATGCCCGTAAGACGGATTTTTACGAAGAGATACTGTATGCCAATATGAAGGAAGAGCTTGAACCCGAGAAGCTGTTGGCGGTATTGCTGAAAAAGAAAGTACTCAGAGCTGTAATGCGAAAAAAATTGAAAAAGAGTTTTTTGTATCGACTGTTCAAATGAATCAAATCGGATGGGAGCGATATACGATGTTTCAAGATAAGAAGATAGGTTTTATCGGCGGTGGTGCGATGGCAGAAGCGATCATCGGCGGGATATTGGAAGCTGGTCTGGTCAAGGCGGAACAGGTACGCGTGTATGATATATCAAAGGCGCGTCTTGCTGTACTGAAAGAAGAATACGGCGTAGAAGGCTGTGCAATGAACGAGCTTACTGCATGGGCGAATGTGCTCTTTCTTGCCGTCAAACCGCAAGTGATCGGCAGTGTGCTTGCTGAATTGGAAGGAAACGTACCTTCCGATACGATCGTTATCTCCATTGCGGCAGGTGTTACGATCGATAAGTTACAGGCGCATCTGCCGAATGTACCGATCGTGCGCGTGATGCCGAATACGCCTGTCTTTGTCAATGCGGGCATGGCGGCACTTGCGATGGGGGCGTATGCAGACGAAGAGGTGACATCGTTTGCGAAAGCTGTCTTTGATGCTGTCGGTCGTGCCATCGTCGTAGCCGAATCGTCGATGGATGCCGTGACGGGTCTGTCGGGCAGTGGCCCTGCCTATGGTTTTGTTATGATAGATGCGCTTGCTGATGCAGGTGTGCGTGTCGGTCTTGGTCGCCAAGATGCAATTCTTTTGGCGGCGCAGACACTTTACGGTGCGGCGAAGATGGTTTTGGAAACGGGCGAGCATCCTGCGGTGCTTCGCGACCGTGTGACATCGCCGGGAGGAACGACGATCGCAGGTGTACACATCATGGAACAGCAAGGTGTGCGCGGAGCCTTGATCGACGCGGTCATAGCGGCAACGGAGCGCTCAAAAGAGATGGGAAAGTAACAATTTAATAGAGGCTGATAAGCAGGCGTTGTGCGCAAGAAGCGGACGCCTGTTTTTTTATTTATAGAAAAAATTTTATTAAAAAACGATAGCCCCTTGCAATCGGGAGAGAGAAACACTATACTAGATATAGTGTGGCGAGAGAAAGATACATACAAGATATAGTATTATTTGCCAAACGCTGAAAGGAGTGAACGTATGCGCTGTCCCGCGTGTAATTATGTGGAAAGCAAGGTCATAGACTCGCGTGCCACGGAGGACAACAGCACGATCCGCAGACGACGGGAATGCCATCAATGCGGTACAAGATTTACGACCTTCGAGATGGTGGAGAAGGTGCCGCTCATGGTGCGGAAAAAAGATGGCAGACGTGTTGTGTTTGAACGGGAGAAGGTATTGAACGGCTTGATGAAAGCGTGTGAAAAACGTCCCGTTTCGGTAGAACAGATGGAAGAAGTCGCAACTGAAGTCGAGAGAGAACTTCGCGGCAGTCAGCAGAGGGAGGTTTCCAGTCAGGAGATCGGAGAGTGTATCATGCGTCATCTGCTCAATGTCGATCAAGTAGCATACGTGCGATTCGCATCGGTGTATCGGCAATTCGCCGATATCGAGAGCTTCAAAGAAGCGTTGGAAAGTCTTATCCAGAATAAAAAACCATTATAAGAATGTGAGGAATAGAAAATCATGTTTGCAAGAATCAAAAAACGTGACGGCCGTGAAGTGCCGTTCGATGAGTCGAATATTACAGATGCCATTTTCAAGGCTGCACAGGCTGTTGGCGGTGCGGACAGACAGATGGCAATGGAATTGACGCTTGAAGTACTCCGTGAATTGAAGAAAAAATACAGCGGTCAGATCTTCAGCGTAGAAGATGTACAAGATATGGTCGAAAAAGTATTGATCGAACGCGGTCATGCGAAAACGGCCAAAGCATATATCCTTTATCGTGCAAAACGTACGAGAATGCGTGAAGCACGTTCCGACTTGATGGATGCCGTAGCAGACATCTTGGTAGAAACGAGCCGTGAAAATGCGAACGTTTCCAACTCTCCGTCGGCAAAAATGCTCCAGATCGCCAGTGCGGCAAGCCGTGCTTACTATCTGAGCCGTATGATCCCCGAAAAAATGTCGCAGGCACATATCAACGGTGACTACCATATCCATGACTTGGATTTCTACGGTAAAACGCTCAACTGTATCCAGATCCCGCTTGGCAAGCTTTTGAAAGAAGGCTTCAACAACGGCCACGGCTACATTCGTCCGCCGAAACGTCCGGGCTCGGCAACAGCGCTTGCTGCGATCATTCTCCAAAGCTCGCAGAACGATATGCACGGTGGTCAGTCGTTCGCATTCTTCGACCGCGATATGGCTCCGTATGTAGAAGATGCGACAGAAGAAGAAACATATCAGGCAATGGAAGCGTTCATCTACAATCTTAACAGCATGCACAGCCGTGCAGGTGCGCAGGTACCGTTCTCCAGCCTTAATATCGGTCTTGATACTTCCGAAGGCGGCCGCAAAGTTATCCGCAACGTCCTTTTGGCATACGAAAAAGGCTTGGGTCGTGGTGAAAACCCGATCTTCCCGAATATTTTGTTCCGTGTTAAAAAAGGTGTCAACTTCAACCCGGGCGATCCGAACTATGATCTTTTCAAACTCGCGATCCGCGTAGCGTCCAAACGTCTTAACCCGACGTTCAGCTTCATGGATTCTTCGTTCAATCGTGAATACGGCGATCAAGTCGGCTACATGGGCTGTCGTACGCGTGTTATGTCGAACATCTGCGGTCCCGAAGTAACGGACGGCCGCGGCAACCTCAGCTTCACGACGATCAACCTTCCGCGTCTTGCGATCAAAGCAGAACGCGATCTGATGAAATTCTACGAAGAACTCGACAGCTTGATCGACTTGGCGGTCGAACAGCTTTATCACCGTTACCAGGTACAGGCAGGTCTGAAAGTAAGAGATATGCCGTTCCTTATGGGACAAGGCCTCTACCTTGATTCTGACAAATTGTCGATGAACGACGATATCTCGTCTGTTGTAAAACACGGTTCCTTGTCGGTCGGTTTTATCGGTTTGGCAGAAACGCTCACCGCACTTGTGGGTCATCATCACGGTGAGAGCG
The Selenomonadales bacterium DNA segment above includes these coding regions:
- a CDS encoding glycosyltransferase family 8 protein, with translation MKMISCTEKDMEHKNKISVNDAQIPDGYRRVVPIVFAVNAKYACYNAVTIQSIIEHCSENDFYRIYILQDGLGDAFVRRLEGIGSKNVVVRCVDVGDLINQKQVDLHIRAHFSKETYFRMVIPEIMPFYEKVIYLDCDLVVKDDVAALLNEDIGEHYIAGVRDCYAHMMDERLKKDLGIDGLGYVNAGVLVINMKQWLKHDLMTECFEMISRTPKEKLLYLDQDVLNTVCYNKIYHFDEVWNFQWHMLHCEKRYEEMLVPRAMRIKDDCKILHFSSQIKPWRQPELELSNEFWRYARKTDFYEEILYANMKEELEPEKLLAVLLKKKVLRAVMRKKLKKSFLYRLFK
- the proC gene encoding pyrroline-5-carboxylate reductase, producing the protein MFQDKKIGFIGGGAMAEAIIGGILEAGLVKAEQVRVYDISKARLAVLKEEYGVEGCAMNELTAWANVLFLAVKPQVIGSVLAELEGNVPSDTIVISIAAGVTIDKLQAHLPNVPIVRVMPNTPVFVNAGMAALAMGAYADEEVTSFAKAVFDAVGRAIVVAESSMDAVTGLSGSGPAYGFVMIDALADAGVRVGLGRQDAILLAAQTLYGAAKMVLETGEHPAVLRDRVTSPGGTTIAGVHIMEQQGVRGALIDAVIAATERSKEMGK
- the nrdR gene encoding transcriptional repressor NrdR, with the protein product MRCPACNYVESKVIDSRATEDNSTIRRRRECHQCGTRFTTFEMVEKVPLMVRKKDGRRVVFEREKVLNGLMKACEKRPVSVEQMEEVATEVERELRGSQQREVSSQEIGECIMRHLLNVDQVAYVRFASVYRQFADIESFKEALESLIQNKKPL
- the nrdD gene encoding anaerobic ribonucleoside-triphosphate reductase — protein: MFARIKKRDGREVPFDESNITDAIFKAAQAVGGADRQMAMELTLEVLRELKKKYSGQIFSVEDVQDMVEKVLIERGHAKTAKAYILYRAKRTRMREARSDLMDAVADILVETSRENANVSNSPSAKMLQIASAASRAYYLSRMIPEKMSQAHINGDYHIHDLDFYGKTLNCIQIPLGKLLKEGFNNGHGYIRPPKRPGSATALAAIILQSSQNDMHGGQSFAFFDRDMAPYVEDATEEETYQAMEAFIYNLNSMHSRAGAQVPFSSLNIGLDTSEGGRKVIRNVLLAYEKGLGRGENPIFPNILFRVKKGVNFNPGDPNYDLFKLAIRVASKRLNPTFSFMDSSFNREYGDQVGYMGCRTRVMSNICGPEVTDGRGNLSFTTINLPRLAIKAERDLMKFYEELDSLIDLAVEQLYHRYQVQAGLKVRDMPFLMGQGLYLDSDKLSMNDDISSVVKHGSLSVGFIGLAETLTALVGHHHGESEEAHALGEEIVAFMRNKMDQAATKYQLNFTLLATPAEGLSGRFVRMDRKEYGVIPGVTDKEYYTNSFHVPVSYSISAYDKMRIEGAYHKYTNAGHISYVEFEAPPIHNLDAVEDVLRHMAASDIGYAGINFPVDFCEECGYLGVIEGDCCPVCKEDNISRVRRITGYLSTLERFNDAKQAELHDRITHVGDVK